One Cryobacterium roopkundense genomic region harbors:
- a CDS encoding circularly permuted type 2 ATP-grasp protein — MVDLFAGYGRSTAPRSRRDSARPWDEMFPDTSSLDRGEARAAYKDVYAALARMTQEELRGRADALATSYLAQGVTFDFAGEERPFPLDAVPRVIEQPEWVTVESAISQRVLALEAFLEDIYGPQAAVRDGVIPAGLISSSKHFHRQAAGIVSANNVRIQVSGIDLIRDEKGAWRVLEDNVRVPSGVSYVISNRRVMAQTLPELFSSMSTRPVGDYPGKLLQALRAAAPACGGDPTIVVLTPGIYNSAYFEHTLLARLMGVELVEGRDLFCSGGHVWMRTTAGPTRVDVIYRRVDDEFLDPLQFRADSELGSPGIMMAARLGNVTIANAVGNGVADDKLVYTYLPDLIRYYLGEDPIIPNVDTWRLEDPGALEEVLDRLDELVIKPVDGSGGKGLVVGPAASRTELDALRGQLIRDPRGWIAQPVVQLSTIPTLVEEGLRPRHADLRPFAVNDGTDVWVLPGGLTRVALPEGELVVNSSQGGGSKDTWVLGAARDFVAVAGRGIPELVAEQAATTQSIPIIRAPVDHVPVDQPPAQAPLATTGQPQMQQQGSVEGTA; from the coding sequence ATGGTCGATCTGTTCGCTGGATATGGCAGGTCAACTGCCCCCCGTAGCCGCCGAGATTCCGCGCGCCCCTGGGATGAAATGTTCCCCGACACGTCGTCCCTCGATCGGGGTGAAGCCCGAGCGGCGTATAAGGATGTGTACGCCGCTCTCGCGAGGATGACCCAGGAGGAACTGCGCGGACGTGCGGACGCCCTGGCCACGTCATATCTCGCCCAGGGGGTCACCTTCGACTTTGCCGGTGAAGAGCGCCCCTTCCCGCTCGACGCCGTACCCCGAGTGATCGAGCAGCCCGAGTGGGTGACCGTTGAATCGGCGATCTCCCAGCGAGTGCTGGCGCTGGAAGCTTTCCTCGAGGACATCTACGGCCCACAGGCGGCCGTGCGTGATGGGGTGATACCGGCCGGACTCATCAGCTCGTCGAAGCATTTCCACCGACAGGCGGCCGGAATCGTGTCGGCGAACAACGTGCGCATCCAGGTGTCGGGAATTGATCTGATTCGCGATGAGAAGGGCGCCTGGCGCGTGCTCGAAGACAACGTCCGCGTGCCCAGTGGCGTGAGCTACGTGATCTCGAACCGCCGGGTGATGGCCCAGACGCTGCCGGAACTTTTTTCGTCCATGTCTACCCGGCCCGTGGGCGACTACCCGGGCAAGCTCCTGCAGGCACTGCGGGCGGCGGCTCCGGCGTGTGGCGGCGATCCGACGATCGTGGTGCTGACACCGGGAATCTACAACTCGGCGTATTTCGAACATACGCTGCTGGCTCGGCTGATGGGCGTTGAGCTCGTGGAAGGCCGCGACCTCTTCTGCTCCGGCGGACACGTGTGGATGCGCACGACGGCGGGCCCCACCAGGGTAGACGTGATCTACCGGCGCGTCGACGACGAGTTCCTCGACCCACTGCAGTTCCGAGCTGATTCCGAGCTCGGATCGCCGGGAATCATGATGGCCGCGCGACTCGGCAACGTGACGATCGCCAACGCCGTGGGAAATGGTGTGGCAGACGACAAGCTGGTCTATACGTACCTGCCGGACCTGATCCGGTACTACCTCGGTGAAGACCCGATCATCCCCAATGTCGACACCTGGCGCCTGGAAGATCCGGGCGCGCTCGAGGAGGTGCTCGACCGTCTCGACGAGCTCGTGATCAAGCCCGTTGACGGTTCCGGCGGCAAAGGGCTCGTCGTGGGCCCCGCTGCTTCCCGGACTGAGCTGGACGCGCTGCGTGGCCAGCTCATCAGAGATCCGCGCGGGTGGATCGCGCAGCCGGTCGTTCAGCTGTCGACGATTCCCACCCTGGTCGAAGAGGGACTACGGCCGCGTCACGCCGACCTCCGGCCCTTCGCCGTGAATGACGGCACTGACGTGTGGGTGCTTCCGGGCGGCCTCACGCGCGTTGCGCTGCCGGAGGGTGAACTCGTGGTCAACTCCAGCCAAGGCGGAGGATCCAAAGATACGTGGGTGCTCGGCGCGGCTCGCGACTTCGTGGCAGTGGCCGGGAGGGGTATCCCCGAACTCGTGGCTGAACAGGCCGCAACCACACAGTCGATCCCGATCATTCGGGCACCGGTCGACCATGTGCCGGTGGACCAGCCGCCCGCCCAGGCGCCACTGGCCACCACCGGGCAGCCGCAGATGCAACAACAAGGGTCAGTGGAGGGGACAGCGTAA
- a CDS encoding ABC transporter permease subunit — translation MTSAVPRSSRTDGTYAVLLRRVRIPAAGVGVFTTLGVAALYLLPLGDSAGWLLQRMPLTAGVALATTIVTAVLGLGVAPLAAHHGRTLDRVLHGVVLGGQVVPALWVGLALSTVLMATPAGVSTVRYIPVMESATGWLVSLAIPVAALTLGSAAALARQLAQSSAVLLESDLVLTQLSRGLPAGYVFRRHVMRHALPAGASLLALHFLGLFVSILALDAVVVHELDPASLPAQNPEPSIALIAGVSVIVVASVVYLAQRAHLGFLRARGTAL, via the coding sequence ATGACTTCTGCCGTGCCTCGCAGCAGCCGTACGGATGGAACGTATGCCGTACTTCTCCGTCGGGTGCGCATTCCCGCGGCAGGTGTCGGCGTGTTCACCACCTTGGGTGTCGCGGCGCTCTATCTCCTCCCGCTGGGTGACTCCGCCGGCTGGCTCCTGCAGCGGATGCCTCTCACGGCAGGTGTCGCCCTCGCCACGACCATCGTGACGGCCGTCCTGGGTCTTGGCGTCGCCCCCCTCGCCGCTCACCACGGCCGCACCCTGGATCGCGTCCTGCACGGCGTCGTCCTCGGCGGACAGGTGGTGCCCGCGCTCTGGGTGGGCCTCGCGCTGTCGACCGTCCTGATGGCCACGCCCGCTGGCGTCTCCACGGTGCGGTACATCCCTGTGATGGAGTCGGCCACCGGATGGCTGGTTTCCTTAGCCATTCCGGTGGCAGCCCTCACGCTGGGGTCGGCCGCCGCCCTCGCTCGCCAGCTCGCGCAGTCGTCGGCGGTACTGCTGGAGTCCGATCTCGTGCTCACCCAGCTCAGTCGGGGGCTACCCGCCGGATACGTCTTTCGTCGACACGTGATGCGGCATGCCCTCCCGGCCGGCGCGAGCCTGCTCGCCCTGCATTTCCTCGGTCTGTTCGTGAGCATTCTTGCCCTCGATGCCGTCGTCGTGCACGAGCTCGACCCCGCCTCACTCCCGGCGCAGAACCCCGAGCCTTCAATCGCGCTCATCGCCGGCGTCTCCGTCATTGTCGTGGCCAGTGTCGTGTACCTCGCACAGCGCGCCCACCTGGGCTTTCTCCGAGCGCGCGGAACAGCGCTGTGA
- a CDS encoding ATP-binding cassette domain-containing protein — protein MTDLLLRRSARHPLAAASLVVLAVLTAPALAVSWITNGIWPPNDFSDLMQGAPASLLIPLLGVAVSVVVGTSCGLVAGVYAGHFNSLVGWVAYVTASVPALIFLVVVMVDSSRSLTGAMVIFGALLTIPFFLLARSTVVSVEHRPTVHALRAQGLTAVRLLVRSVFPALRYPLLALVLIESSVLVSIHALLTFLGLGGETGPSWGAQAREALQNMPTTPPYSWGPSALLLLTVAALATLGLSILRAQRLLTPTGSPVRSADGEEQWLLDEPLPSTWFRSSALLDVRGLKIRSESNPESPEIVSGISLTIARGEVVALLGEANSGALEIALAIAGLLGPRTTISGGSILFDGIEVVGMTERSLSRLRGTGVSYLPSDPLSSLDPAFSVARHLQAPLTKTVGLSRSGAAARSVELLARVGFRDPRAILALRPADLTPIMAARVLIAGAISCDPHLVIAHEPTSTLSGADEADILRLLHGLQEERGLTVIVVTHRVRLLAASCRQVAVVQAGMIVEHASVSDLFDAPQHPYTRELLSRDASR, from the coding sequence GTGACCGACCTCCTGCTTCGTCGCTCGGCTCGGCATCCGCTCGCTGCTGCCTCCCTTGTCGTTCTCGCCGTACTCACGGCCCCCGCGTTGGCCGTCTCCTGGATCACGAACGGCATCTGGCCACCCAACGATTTCTCCGACCTGATGCAGGGAGCCCCCGCTTCCCTGCTCATCCCCCTGCTCGGCGTGGCCGTGTCCGTCGTAGTGGGGACATCCTGCGGGCTGGTCGCAGGCGTGTATGCGGGACACTTCAATTCCCTCGTTGGCTGGGTCGCCTATGTCACGGCGTCGGTGCCGGCGCTGATCTTTCTTGTCGTTGTGATGGTTGATTCCAGCCGGAGCCTGACCGGGGCCATGGTGATCTTCGGCGCGCTCCTCACGATTCCCTTTTTCCTGCTCGCCCGCAGCACCGTGGTCTCGGTGGAGCATCGACCCACCGTGCACGCCCTCCGTGCGCAGGGCCTCACCGCCGTGCGCCTGCTGGTTCGCTCGGTCTTTCCAGCCCTGCGCTATCCGCTTCTTGCACTGGTCCTGATCGAGTCCAGCGTTCTGGTGAGCATTCATGCCCTGCTGACATTTCTGGGGCTGGGGGGAGAGACCGGCCCATCGTGGGGTGCCCAAGCCAGGGAAGCCCTGCAAAACATGCCCACAACGCCCCCCTACAGTTGGGGGCCGAGCGCGCTCCTGCTGCTCACTGTGGCCGCGCTGGCCACCTTGGGTCTCTCCATTCTGCGAGCCCAGCGGCTCCTCACGCCGACGGGGTCACCCGTGCGATCAGCCGACGGCGAGGAACAGTGGCTTCTCGACGAGCCGTTGCCATCGACCTGGTTTCGTTCATCGGCGCTGCTCGACGTGCGCGGTCTGAAGATTCGTTCCGAATCCAATCCGGAGTCGCCGGAGATCGTGAGCGGCATCTCGCTCACCATTGCCCGCGGCGAGGTGGTGGCTCTGCTCGGCGAAGCCAACTCCGGTGCCCTCGAAATCGCGCTGGCGATAGCCGGACTTCTCGGACCCCGCACCACTATCTCCGGCGGCTCCATCCTCTTCGACGGCATCGAGGTCGTCGGCATGACAGAACGTTCCCTCTCCCGACTGCGAGGAACGGGCGTTTCCTATCTCCCGAGCGATCCCCTCTCGAGCCTCGACCCGGCGTTCTCCGTGGCACGTCACCTGCAGGCCCCGCTAACGAAGACCGTGGGCCTGTCGAGGTCCGGTGCGGCCGCACGTTCCGTCGAACTTCTCGCGCGGGTCGGATTCCGTGATCCGCGTGCCATCCTCGCGCTTCGTCCGGCTGATCTGACGCCGATCATGGCCGCACGGGTACTGATCGCCGGTGCTATCTCCTGCGATCCTCACCTGGTGATAGCGCACGAGCCCACGTCAACCCTCTCCGGGGCGGACGAGGCCGACATTCTCCGGCTGCTGCACGGCCTGCAGGAAGAGCGCGGGCTCACGGTCATTGTGGTCACCCACAGGGTTCGGCTGCTGGCCGCGAGTTGCCGCCAGGTGGCGGTGGTGCAGGCCGGCATGATTGTGGAGCACGCGTCGGTCAGCGACCTTTTTGACGCCCCGCAGCATCCGTATACGCGCGAGCTTCTGTCTCGCGACGCTAGTCGGTAG
- a CDS encoding GntR family transcriptional regulator codes for MIELSSVPQTGGQAAFETLRARILSGELPAHATLREQALAEELGVSRTPVREALRRLDAAGLVEFVPNRGATVLAWTIEQMRETYFMRAALESRAAGLAAVRIEAADLQLLELLIERMEDFVLATDDAGIASLALLNAQFHQTIVVAAGSAQLLALTESVSRVPMMESRFRTHGAEYRARSNHQHRDIVSALTSGDALWAEVAMRSHILAARNMMSQSVEASGTPVAESSTD; via the coding sequence GTGATTGAGTTGTCATCTGTGCCGCAGACGGGTGGGCAGGCGGCCTTCGAAACTTTGCGCGCCCGGATCTTGTCCGGCGAGCTGCCGGCGCACGCCACGCTGCGCGAGCAGGCCTTGGCCGAGGAACTCGGGGTGAGCCGCACGCCCGTGCGCGAAGCGCTGCGGCGACTCGATGCGGCGGGCTTGGTCGAGTTCGTGCCCAACCGCGGTGCCACGGTGCTCGCCTGGACGATCGAACAGATGCGAGAGACCTACTTCATGCGAGCGGCGTTGGAGAGTCGGGCCGCCGGGTTAGCGGCGGTGCGTATCGAGGCGGCGGACCTCCAACTTCTCGAGCTGCTCATCGAGCGTATGGAGGATTTCGTGCTGGCGACCGACGACGCGGGGATAGCGTCGCTCGCGCTGCTCAACGCCCAATTCCATCAAACGATTGTCGTGGCGGCGGGCAGCGCCCAGTTGCTCGCCCTGACCGAGTCGGTGTCTCGTGTGCCGATGATGGAAAGCCGATTTCGCACCCACGGAGCCGAATACCGAGCACGCAGCAATCATCAGCACCGGGATATCGTGAGCGCGCTCACGTCGGGGGATGCCCTGTGGGCCGAAGTCGCCATGCGCTCGCATATCCTGGCCGCACGAAACATGATGTCGCAGAGCGTTGAAGCGTCAGGCACTCCCGTCGCGGAATCTTCTACCGACTAG
- a CDS encoding gamma-aminobutyraldehyde dehydrogenase translates to MAIRELHNFVNGDYAESTATERLDIVNPATEVVYATSPISTEADVAAAYSTASSAFETWGDTTPGERQNALLKFADAIEERSEELADIESENTGKPRPGLVGEEVDMMLDQLRFFAGAARMLEGKSAGEYMKDHTSFVRREPIGVVGQVTPWNYPMMMAMWKIAPALAAGNTIVLKPSDTTPVSTLLLAEIAAEFLPAGTFNVVLGDRHTGRHLVTNRTPQLVSITGSVRAGMEVAGAAALDLKRVHLELGGKAPAIVFNDADIASAVEGIVGAAFYNGGQDCTAATRILVQEGIHDEFMAALAAYAKENARTGAPLDEGILYGALSSADQLARVHSVVENLPDHATIELGGNRQGSVGYFHEATIVSNLLQTDDAVQNEIFGPVITAQKFTDEAQALAWANDVQYGLASSVWTSNHGTAMRMAKNLDFGCVWINTHIPLVAEMPHGGFKHSGYGKDLSMYGMEDYTRIKHVMSYIG, encoded by the coding sequence ATGGCCATCCGTGAACTCCACAACTTCGTGAACGGCGACTACGCGGAATCCACCGCGACCGAACGACTGGACATCGTCAACCCGGCCACAGAGGTCGTCTACGCCACGAGTCCCATTTCCACAGAGGCGGATGTCGCTGCCGCCTACTCCACAGCGTCCTCCGCCTTCGAAACGTGGGGCGACACGACTCCCGGCGAACGCCAGAACGCGCTCCTCAAGTTTGCGGACGCCATCGAGGAGCGCTCGGAGGAACTCGCCGACATCGAGAGCGAGAACACCGGCAAGCCCCGCCCAGGCCTCGTCGGCGAGGAGGTCGACATGATGCTCGACCAGCTGCGATTCTTCGCGGGTGCGGCTCGCATGCTCGAGGGCAAGTCCGCTGGCGAATACATGAAGGACCACACCTCATTCGTGCGCCGCGAGCCCATCGGAGTCGTCGGCCAGGTCACGCCCTGGAACTACCCCATGATGATGGCGATGTGGAAGATCGCCCCGGCCCTCGCCGCGGGAAACACCATCGTGCTCAAGCCCTCCGACACCACCCCCGTCTCCACCCTCCTGCTCGCCGAGATCGCCGCAGAGTTCCTCCCGGCCGGCACGTTCAACGTCGTGCTCGGCGACCGGCACACCGGCCGCCACCTCGTCACCAACCGCACGCCACAACTCGTCTCGATCACCGGCTCCGTGCGCGCCGGCATGGAGGTGGCCGGCGCCGCCGCCCTCGATCTCAAGCGCGTGCACCTCGAACTCGGCGGCAAGGCGCCCGCCATCGTCTTCAACGACGCTGACATCGCATCCGCTGTCGAAGGCATCGTGGGCGCGGCCTTCTACAACGGCGGGCAGGACTGCACCGCAGCCACTCGCATCCTTGTGCAGGAGGGCATCCACGACGAGTTCATGGCCGCCCTCGCCGCGTATGCCAAGGAGAACGCCCGCACCGGAGCACCCCTCGACGAGGGCATCCTCTACGGCGCCCTCTCGAGCGCCGACCAGCTCGCCCGCGTGCACAGCGTCGTCGAGAACCTCCCCGACCACGCCACGATTGAGCTCGGCGGCAACCGCCAGGGCAGCGTCGGCTACTTCCACGAGGCCACGATCGTCTCGAACCTGCTGCAGACGGATGACGCGGTGCAGAACGAGATCTTCGGCCCTGTCATCACCGCCCAAAAGTTCACCGACGAGGCGCAGGCCCTCGCCTGGGCGAACGACGTGCAGTACGGCCTCGCATCATCCGTTTGGACTTCGAACCACGGAACAGCGATGCGCATGGCCAAGAACCTCGACTTCGGGTGCGTCTGGATCAACACGCACATCCCGCTCGTTGCCGAGATGCCGCACGGCGGGTTCAAGCACTCCGGCTACGGCAAGGACCTCTCGATGTACGGCATGGAGGACTACACCCGCATCAAGCACGTCATGAGCTACATCGGCTAA
- the rplA gene encoding 50S ribosomal protein L1 has protein sequence MATKSKAYRASAEKIGADTFYTPAAAVALAKETGSSKFNSTVEVALRLGVDPRKADQMVRGTVILPHGTGRTSRVIVFATGPAAEAAIAAGADEVGGDELIEKVAAGYTSFDSAVSTPELMGKVGRLGKVLGPRGLMPNPKTGTVTPDVAKAVNDIKGGKIEFRVDKHANVHFVVGKASFSVEQLNENIATALEEVVRLKPSSSKGRYITKGVVSTTFGPGIQLDVNAI, from the coding sequence ATGGCAACTAAGTCAAAGGCCTACCGCGCCTCTGCCGAGAAAATCGGCGCCGACACGTTTTACACCCCGGCCGCAGCCGTCGCTCTCGCCAAGGAGACCGGCTCGTCCAAGTTCAACTCCACAGTTGAGGTCGCCCTGCGCCTCGGAGTGGACCCCCGCAAGGCAGACCAGATGGTTCGCGGTACCGTGATTCTTCCTCACGGCACCGGACGCACCTCACGCGTCATCGTCTTCGCAACCGGCCCGGCCGCCGAGGCAGCTATCGCTGCCGGCGCCGACGAGGTTGGTGGCGACGAGCTCATCGAGAAGGTGGCCGCCGGTTACACCTCCTTCGACTCCGCGGTTTCGACCCCGGAGCTCATGGGTAAGGTCGGACGCCTCGGAAAGGTACTCGGCCCGCGTGGCCTCATGCCGAACCCGAAGACCGGCACCGTGACGCCCGACGTCGCGAAGGCCGTCAACGACATCAAGGGTGGAAAGATCGAGTTCCGCGTTGACAAGCACGCCAACGTGCACTTCGTCGTGGGCAAGGCATCCTTCTCCGTTGAGCAGCTCAACGAGAACATCGCCACCGCCCTCGAAGAGGTTGTTCGCCTCAAGCCGAGCTCTTCCAAGGGCCGCTACATCACGAAGGGTGTCGTCTCGACCACCTTCGGACCTGGCATCCAGCTCGATGTGAACGCCATCTAA
- the rplK gene encoding 50S ribosomal protein L11, with protein MAPKKKVTGLIKLQIKAGAANPAPPIGPALGQHGVNIMEFCKAYNAATEAQRGNVIPVEITVYDDRSFTFILKTPPAAELIKKAAGVAKGSGTPHTVKVAKLTQAQVREIAETKMADLNANDLDAASKIIAGTARSMGITVEA; from the coding sequence ATGGCACCGAAGAAGAAGGTAACAGGTCTGATCAAGCTTCAGATCAAGGCCGGCGCCGCCAACCCCGCACCGCCCATCGGGCCGGCACTGGGCCAGCACGGCGTGAACATCATGGAGTTCTGCAAGGCATACAACGCTGCGACGGAAGCCCAGCGCGGAAACGTCATCCCGGTTGAGATCACCGTGTACGACGACCGCTCATTCACGTTCATCCTGAAGACCCCGCCCGCGGCGGAGCTCATCAAGAAGGCTGCCGGCGTTGCCAAGGGCAGCGGAACCCCCCACACCGTCAAGGTTGCCAAGCTCACACAGGCACAGGTCCGCGAAATCGCCGAGACGAAGATGGCAGACCTCAACGCCAACGACCTCGACGCCGCGTCGAAGATCATTGCCGGCACCGCCCGTTCCATGGGCATCACGGTCGAGGCCTAA
- the nusG gene encoding transcription termination/antitermination protein NusG encodes MTETKHDDVDWATAAEQSAEDDEAQEGNTLAAEERSVEAAEHAALHVIDENDDIEVNLDAALDALAESADPEADSIVDDALDIDSAEEADASVEAVEDEESLVNEEAAAEDVDVDPYDAFRKELRFLPGKWYVIHSYAGFERRVKSNIENRKQSMAMEDFIYQVEVPMEDVVEIKNGQRKMVTRVRIPGYVLVRMDLDEDSWSVVRHTPGVTGFVGNAHNPTPLRFEEAFGMLKGLVEIVEAPTAKGGAHGGKSAQRVIAAEVDYEIGETITIKEGSFAGLPGSISEIKPESGKLIVLVSLFERETPVELSFDQVTKL; translated from the coding sequence GTGACTGAGACGAAACACGACGATGTCGACTGGGCCACTGCCGCCGAGCAGTCCGCTGAGGACGACGAGGCACAGGAGGGCAACACCCTGGCCGCCGAAGAGCGTTCGGTCGAGGCCGCCGAGCACGCCGCCCTGCACGTCATCGACGAGAACGACGACATTGAGGTCAACCTCGACGCCGCCCTCGACGCACTGGCCGAGTCCGCGGATCCCGAGGCCGACTCCATCGTCGACGACGCCCTGGACATCGATTCCGCTGAGGAAGCGGATGCTTCGGTGGAAGCCGTCGAAGACGAAGAATCGCTCGTCAACGAAGAGGCCGCCGCTGAAGATGTCGACGTAGACCCCTACGACGCTTTCCGCAAGGAACTGCGCTTTCTGCCGGGTAAGTGGTACGTCATCCACTCCTACGCCGGCTTCGAGCGCCGCGTGAAGTCGAACATCGAGAACCGCAAGCAGTCGATGGCCATGGAAGATTTCATCTACCAGGTCGAGGTTCCGATGGAAGATGTCGTGGAGATCAAGAATGGCCAGCGCAAGATGGTCACTCGCGTACGCATCCCCGGATACGTGCTCGTTCGCATGGACCTCGACGAAGACAGCTGGTCGGTGGTTCGCCACACTCCCGGTGTCACGGGCTTCGTGGGCAACGCCCACAACCCCACGCCGCTTCGCTTCGAGGAGGCCTTCGGCATGCTGAAGGGCCTCGTCGAAATCGTCGAGGCGCCTACCGCCAAGGGTGGCGCACACGGCGGCAAGTCTGCCCAGCGCGTCATCGCCGCCGAGGTCGACTACGAAATCGGCGAAACGATCACCATCAAGGAAGGCTCCTTCGCGGGCCTGCCCGGATCGATCAGCGAGATCAAGCCGGAGAGCGGAAAGCTCATCGTGCTCGTGTCGCTGTTCGAGCGTGAGACACCGGTCGAGCTCAGCTTCGACCAAGTCACCAAGCTCTAA
- the secE gene encoding preprotein translocase subunit SecE has protein sequence MARKVIDEPGEEVVANARMARESKRGPFARLSLFFRQVIAELRKVVTPTRKELLSYTGVVLVFVVIMMAIVSAFDWVFALAVTYMFGTP, from the coding sequence GTGGCCCGAAAAGTTATCGACGAACCCGGTGAGGAAGTCGTCGCGAACGCAAGAATGGCCCGCGAGTCCAAACGCGGTCCTTTCGCTCGGTTGTCCCTGTTCTTCCGGCAGGTCATTGCCGAACTCCGTAAGGTCGTCACACCGACCCGCAAGGAGCTGCTGAGCTACACCGGAGTCGTGCTTGTGTTCGTTGTGATCATGATGGCCATTGTTTCCGCATTCGACTGGGTGTTCGCGCTGGCCGTGACCTACATGTTCGGAACGCCGTAA
- a CDS encoding pyridoxal phosphate-dependent aminotransferase, protein MAHELKRISTRIGSIAESATLKVDGKAKALQAAGRPVISFAAGEPDFQTPAHIVEAALAAVHDPKNYRYTPAAGLPELREAIAAKTLRDSGLAVSASQVVVTNGGKQAVYQAFATLLDPDDEVLVPTPYWTTYPEAIRLAGGVPVNVFAGSDQGYLVTVEQLEAARTPRSKVLLFVSPSNPTGAVYSPEQTRAIGEWAEEHGLWVISDEIYQNLTYDAARAVSIVEAVPALADRTILVNGVAKTYAMTGWRLGWMVGPQDAIKAAANLQSHLSSNVSNISQRAGIAALNGPQEAVQEMHDAFDRRRKLIVSELNKIPGVITPTPKGAFYVYPDVTGLLGRSWGGVTPTTSLELADLILDQVEVAAVPGEAFGPSGFLRLSYALGDAALLEGVQRLQRLFA, encoded by the coding sequence GTGGCACACGAACTCAAGCGAATTTCCACTCGGATCGGCTCCATTGCAGAGTCGGCGACCCTCAAGGTTGACGGAAAGGCCAAGGCCCTGCAGGCGGCCGGGCGACCGGTGATCAGTTTCGCGGCCGGAGAGCCGGACTTCCAGACGCCGGCACACATCGTGGAGGCGGCCCTGGCGGCCGTACACGACCCGAAGAACTACCGGTACACGCCGGCGGCCGGACTGCCGGAATTGCGCGAGGCGATCGCCGCCAAGACGCTGCGCGACAGCGGTCTCGCCGTCTCCGCCAGTCAGGTCGTCGTCACGAACGGGGGCAAGCAGGCGGTCTACCAGGCCTTCGCCACGCTGCTCGATCCGGACGACGAGGTTCTCGTGCCCACCCCGTACTGGACCACGTACCCCGAAGCGATCCGCCTGGCCGGCGGCGTGCCCGTCAACGTGTTCGCCGGCAGCGACCAGGGCTACCTAGTGACGGTTGAGCAGCTCGAAGCCGCCCGAACGCCCCGCAGCAAGGTTCTGCTCTTTGTCTCCCCCTCCAACCCCACCGGCGCTGTCTATTCGCCCGAGCAGACCCGCGCCATCGGCGAGTGGGCCGAGGAACACGGCCTCTGGGTGATCTCCGACGAGATCTACCAGAACCTCACCTACGACGCAGCGCGCGCGGTCTCGATCGTCGAGGCCGTTCCGGCACTGGCCGACCGCACCATCCTCGTGAACGGCGTGGCCAAGACCTACGCCATGACCGGTTGGCGCTTGGGCTGGATGGTCGGGCCGCAGGACGCCATCAAGGCGGCGGCCAACCTGCAATCGCACCTGTCATCCAACGTGTCGAATATTTCGCAGCGCGCGGGCATCGCGGCCCTCAACGGACCCCAGGAGGCCGTGCAGGAGATGCACGATGCCTTCGACCGGCGCCGCAAGCTCATCGTCTCCGAGCTCAACAAGATTCCGGGCGTCATCACGCCCACGCCGAAGGGTGCGTTCTACGTGTACCCCGACGTGACCGGCCTGCTCGGCCGTTCCTGGGGCGGTGTCACCCCCACGACATCGCTCGAGCTCGCCGACCTCATCCTCGACCAGGTCGAAGTAGCCGCGGTGCCCGGAGAAGCCTTCGGTCCGAGCGGGTTCCTGCGCCTCTCTTACGCGCTCGGCGATGCCGCTCTTCTCGAGGGCGTACAGCGCCTCCAGCGCCTCTTCGCCTAG